One genomic window of Pseudoxanthomonas sp. includes the following:
- a CDS encoding glucokinase — MSTPQACFLFHRARGEPVATTTSHVPTQTHSVRDDTFIAADVGGTHVRIGLIRPGSDISPLQVSSYRNYACNEYTGLDEILGDFLAQPETRHVRRGVVATAGYPMDDGRIISANLPWSLSPDTIRRTIDFDDLRIVNDFAAVAYAAAHMDSSQVLRLSGPETTPGHDGPVLILGPGTGLGAALWIPTPARPIILATEAGQASLAAGNAMEIEVLSQLLAQHDHVSIEHTLSGPGLMNLYTTLCYLAEVDPRYTTPSQITEAAVQGHDQRAHQSLEIFCGLLGSTVGDMALLYGAKGGIYLAGGILPQISQFLLHSSFVSRFLNKGPMRAALERIPVRLVEHGQLGVIGAAHWYLDQQHGQ, encoded by the coding sequence ATGAGCACGCCGCAGGCCTGCTTTCTCTTTCATCGAGCACGCGGAGAGCCGGTGGCCACCACCACGAGTCACGTTCCAACGCAAACACACTCCGTCCGCGACGACACCTTCATCGCGGCAGACGTGGGCGGCACCCACGTCCGTATCGGCCTGATCCGGCCCGGAAGCGACATCAGCCCGCTGCAGGTGTCGTCGTATCGCAACTATGCGTGCAATGAATACACGGGCCTGGATGAGATCCTCGGGGATTTCCTGGCCCAACCAGAGACCCGTCATGTCCGCCGGGGCGTCGTCGCTACCGCGGGCTATCCGATGGACGACGGAAGGATCATCAGCGCAAACCTTCCCTGGTCACTTTCTCCAGACACCATCCGCAGGACGATCGACTTCGACGACCTGCGTATCGTCAACGATTTCGCTGCCGTTGCTTACGCAGCCGCCCACATGGATTCCAGCCAAGTGCTGCGGCTTAGCGGACCGGAGACAACGCCCGGTCATGATGGCCCGGTGTTGATTCTCGGCCCTGGCACCGGCTTGGGTGCGGCATTGTGGATTCCCACGCCCGCGCGACCCATCATCCTGGCAACCGAGGCGGGCCAGGCGTCGCTGGCTGCTGGCAATGCGATGGAGATCGAAGTGCTCTCGCAACTGCTTGCCCAACACGATCACGTTTCAATCGAACACACGCTCTCCGGCCCTGGCCTGATGAACCTCTACACCACATTGTGTTACCTGGCTGAGGTCGACCCTCGATATACAACTCCCAGCCAGATCACGGAGGCCGCCGTGCAGGGACACGATCAACGCGCGCACCAGAGCCTGGAGATCTTCTGCGGGCTGTTAGGCAGTACCGTCGGCGACATGGCGCTGCTCTACGGCGCCAAGGGAGGAATCTACCTTGCCGGCGGCATCCTTCCGCAGATCAGCCAGTTCCTCCTGCATAGCAGTTTTGTCAGCCGGTTCCTCAATAAAGGACCGATGCGCGCAGCACTGGAACGCATTCCCGTCCGACTCGTCGAACACGGTCAGCTCGGCGTGATTGGCGCTGCCCACTGGTATCTGGACCAGCAACACGGTCAATGA
- a CDS encoding TonB-dependent receptor — MLCRKKKLSIIIAACLDMTVVMHAQAADQDAQEKLAKSESVHDLKEVTVTSTHKVQSVQKVPIHVDVIDGEKLKALNSSDISSIQYLAPGISYSMDVAADGGGFKVRGIGTQSYNYGTEQTVGTVVDDVIISLPRDPGAGGFSDVERIEVLRGPQGTLFGKNASAGVVSIITKNPDTSSDSADIHMAVGSRNEQVAQVNGNLVVSDNSALRISGYYQKQDGAVSNIYNSWNAGDLKNSGIRAKYLWDINDKLSVLLTAEHQNIFTRSPYLVYSLGTDSSYNALLSGYKVDGSQLLSFANEDWYAWTRTSGTSAKVDYKSDWGDITSITAFRKMNLVQVADIDLSPANYVDNSETRNNDRQLSQEFRLSGDAFDGRLDYVLGAFYSKTSITANELKYGAYTYDADYVPTFLYLRGAQGIAHYLVNTKSSALFGSTTYAINEKLSSIVGARLTHDSINARFSVYPVSEIDGLPTVALATKSGSYGSTSKSNVSGKVGLQYQHTQDVMSYATVSQGYKGPSVDVLSGTANKIKPETSINYEVGIKSKFFDRRLTLNADLYWDIFHDFQATALNYETMLTQLTNADKMRTRGAELDTSFSVTPNLTLSANAAYTDAEFLSYISSCPSPGSLPCYTVSGVSVANFKGQRPAYSSKYSAALQAAYQHGLGDNLSLDMSGGWSWRSSFYNAIGQEQTMTGSYGIVNGTVGIGSSDGRWRVGVYARNLFDKRYRAYIISTAVLNPYGLDQQFASDSFRTVGLSLDMKF; from the coding sequence GTGCTTTGTAGAAAGAAGAAGCTGTCGATCATCATCGCCGCGTGCCTGGACATGACAGTGGTGATGCACGCCCAGGCGGCGGACCAGGATGCCCAGGAGAAGCTGGCGAAGAGCGAAAGTGTTCATGACCTCAAGGAGGTCACTGTGACCTCCACGCACAAGGTCCAATCGGTCCAGAAAGTCCCGATCCATGTTGATGTTATCGATGGGGAAAAGCTGAAAGCGCTCAACAGCAGCGATATCTCCAGCATCCAGTATCTGGCACCAGGCATTTCCTATTCGATGGACGTGGCCGCGGACGGCGGCGGCTTCAAGGTGCGCGGCATTGGCACGCAGTCGTATAACTACGGCACTGAGCAGACCGTCGGTACGGTGGTTGATGACGTGATCATCAGCCTGCCGCGCGATCCGGGTGCTGGTGGGTTCAGTGACGTCGAGCGGATCGAGGTCCTGCGCGGCCCGCAGGGCACCCTGTTCGGAAAGAATGCATCTGCAGGTGTGGTCTCGATCATCACCAAGAACCCGGACACCTCCTCCGACAGTGCCGATATCCACATGGCGGTCGGTAGTCGCAATGAGCAGGTCGCCCAGGTCAATGGAAATCTGGTGGTATCGGATAATTCCGCGCTTCGTATCTCCGGGTATTACCAGAAGCAGGACGGCGCGGTCAGCAACATCTACAACAGCTGGAACGCAGGCGATCTCAAGAATTCCGGTATTCGTGCGAAGTACCTCTGGGACATCAATGACAAGCTTTCGGTCCTGTTGACTGCCGAGCACCAGAACATCTTCACGCGCTCCCCCTATCTGGTCTATTCGTTGGGTACCGACAGCAGCTATAACGCGTTGCTGTCAGGCTACAAAGTAGACGGCAGCCAGTTGCTGAGTTTTGCCAATGAAGACTGGTACGCGTGGACCCGCACCAGCGGCACATCGGCCAAGGTCGATTACAAGTCCGACTGGGGCGATATCACCTCGATCACGGCCTTTCGCAAGATGAACCTGGTCCAGGTCGCCGACATCGACCTGTCACCGGCAAACTATGTCGATAACAGTGAGACTCGGAACAATGATCGGCAGCTGAGCCAGGAATTCCGGCTGAGTGGCGACGCATTTGACGGCCGCCTCGATTATGTCCTGGGTGCTTTCTACAGCAAGACATCGATCACGGCCAACGAGCTCAAATACGGCGCATACACCTATGACGCCGATTACGTGCCGACCTTCCTCTATCTCCGTGGCGCACAGGGCATCGCGCACTATCTTGTCAACACGAAAAGCTCTGCCTTGTTCGGTTCGACCACCTATGCCATCAACGAGAAGCTGTCTTCCATCGTCGGCGCGCGCCTGACCCACGACTCCATCAATGCGCGGTTCTCGGTGTATCCGGTGTCAGAAATTGATGGTCTCCCAACAGTGGCGCTCGCGACCAAGAGCGGCTCCTATGGTTCGACCTCCAAGTCCAATGTCTCCGGGAAGGTGGGCTTGCAGTATCAGCACACCCAGGATGTGATGAGCTACGCAACGGTTTCGCAAGGCTATAAAGGCCCTTCCGTCGACGTGCTGAGTGGTACCGCAAACAAGATCAAGCCAGAAACATCAATCAATTATGAAGTCGGCATCAAGTCGAAGTTCTTCGATCGTCGCTTGACGCTGAACGCAGACCTGTACTGGGACATCTTCCATGACTTCCAGGCGACAGCGCTGAACTACGAGACGATGCTCACCCAGCTCACCAACGCAGACAAGATGCGTACGCGAGGTGCGGAGCTGGATACGTCGTTCTCGGTGACGCCGAACCTCACGTTGTCGGCCAACGCCGCATATACCGACGCGGAATTCCTGTCCTACATCAGCAGCTGTCCGTCGCCGGGCTCCCTGCCGTGCTACACGGTCTCGGGGGTTTCAGTGGCGAACTTCAAGGGCCAGCGCCCGGCCTATTCATCGAAGTATTCGGCCGCGCTGCAGGCCGCTTACCAGCATGGGCTCGGCGACAACCTGTCATTGGATATGAGCGGTGGATGGAGCTGGCGCAGTTCTTTCTACAACGCCATCGGACAGGAGCAGACCATGACGGGCTCCTATGGAATCGTCAATGGCACCGTCGGCATCGGCTCATCCGATGGCCGCTGGCGCGTCGGGGTGTATGCACGCAATTTGTTCGACAAGCGATATCGCGCGTACATCATCTCGACGGCGGTGCTCAACCCTTATGGGCTTGATCAACAGTTCGCAAGCGATTCGTTCCGCACCGTCGGCCTTTCGCTTGACATGAAGTTCTGA
- a CDS encoding family 20 glycosylhydrolase has translation MPGRSLCLGLTLLGLAWIPGTVVAAGNTAPALMPYPVSAHMDGSALRFEGGFDVRWSAAPTVLLSDALGRFRADAARLTGLDEGGAPAVSLSITCCAATPDEPAAGGGVEEAYTLRVDEQGVQISADTPVGVLRALATLRQLIVVQDGRAQIAHAVIGDAPRFAWRGLMIDVARHFMAVPTLERQIDAMERVKLNVLHLHLSDNEAFRVQSRRYPRLTQGNQGRFYTQEQIRDLVGYARARGIRVIPEIDLPGHAKAMIAAYPLLASGPVDAAIPGGPAIDVSKTETYVFLRNLLNEVASLFPDRYFHIGGDEVNGADWMDNPRIADYMSVHRFADKEALQEHFLLRLKRMLADQGKKVIGWEEIESAHMPEDVVVQVWKSSGAIDRATRRGHQVIVSAGYYLDHLWPTAWHYRIDPLDPAAFGYLSAADRQEMLAQHPELARMMTQDMVRPAGGTELTAEQQQRVIGAEAPLWSELVTDEMLDGRIWPRTAALAERFWSSAEVNDTSDMYRRLAVVQDQLRVQGLEDAANAERMLARLAPGRSAALSDLVAVTVPVRNFAHMNKIRSMVDGVARGAQTFNTLADAALPESLEAASFNLAAASLRQGDLEPIASLRARMQGWRADSQSVQLLVREFPGLQSVAKISADVAMLMDTGLEALAKIQSGQAPDAAWLADARAMLERHVHDEQASASMYAVLTSPDQPTADLLLAIVPGVRDLVETSASLPKQGEARHAESLH, from the coding sequence ATGCCTGGCCGCTCACTCTGCCTGGGCCTGACGTTGCTTGGGCTGGCATGGATACCAGGTACCGTGGTTGCTGCGGGAAACACCGCTCCGGCATTGATGCCCTATCCGGTCTCCGCGCACATGGATGGAAGCGCGCTACGTTTTGAAGGAGGGTTCGACGTTCGATGGAGCGCGGCGCCGACCGTGCTGCTATCCGACGCGCTGGGACGCTTTCGTGCAGATGCTGCGCGGCTGACTGGTCTGGACGAAGGGGGCGCGCCGGCTGTTTCCTTGTCGATCACGTGTTGTGCCGCAACGCCTGACGAGCCTGCTGCAGGTGGAGGTGTGGAAGAGGCCTATACCTTGCGCGTCGACGAGCAGGGCGTGCAGATCAGCGCGGATACGCCGGTGGGCGTGCTGCGTGCTTTGGCCACGTTGCGGCAATTGATCGTGGTCCAGGATGGGCGGGCGCAGATTGCCCATGCGGTCATCGGCGACGCACCGCGGTTCGCCTGGCGGGGATTGATGATCGATGTGGCCCGCCATTTCATGGCGGTTCCAACGCTCGAGCGGCAGATCGATGCGATGGAGCGGGTCAAGCTCAATGTGCTGCATCTCCACCTGAGCGACAACGAGGCTTTCAGGGTGCAAAGCCGGCGTTACCCGCGATTGACCCAGGGAAATCAGGGGCGGTTCTATACCCAGGAACAGATCCGGGATCTCGTGGGCTACGCGCGCGCGCGGGGCATTCGCGTTATTCCGGAAATAGATCTTCCAGGTCATGCCAAGGCGATGATCGCCGCCTATCCGTTGCTTGCGTCGGGGCCAGTGGATGCGGCCATTCCGGGAGGCCCTGCGATCGATGTTTCCAAGACGGAGACGTACGTATTCCTCAGGAATCTTCTGAATGAGGTCGCGTCGCTCTTCCCTGATCGTTATTTCCATATTGGCGGTGATGAGGTCAACGGCGCTGACTGGATGGACAATCCCCGGATCGCTGACTACATGAGCGTGCACCGGTTCGCGGACAAGGAAGCCTTGCAGGAGCATTTCCTGCTCCGGCTGAAGAGGATGCTGGCCGACCAGGGCAAGAAGGTCATCGGCTGGGAAGAAATCGAATCGGCGCATATGCCGGAAGATGTCGTTGTCCAGGTTTGGAAAAGTTCCGGAGCGATCGATCGTGCGACACGGCGTGGCCATCAGGTCATTGTTTCGGCCGGGTATTACCTGGACCACCTCTGGCCGACGGCCTGGCATTACCGGATCGATCCGTTGGATCCGGCTGCATTTGGCTATCTCAGTGCAGCCGACCGACAGGAGATGCTGGCGCAACATCCAGAGCTTGCCCGGATGATGACTCAGGACATGGTGAGGCCCGCGGGCGGCACGGAGCTCACGGCCGAACAGCAGCAGCGGGTCATCGGTGCCGAGGCGCCGCTGTGGAGCGAGCTTGTCACCGACGAGATGCTGGACGGGAGGATCTGGCCGCGGACAGCCGCCTTGGCCGAGCGCTTCTGGTCAAGCGCGGAGGTCAACGACACATCGGATATGTATCGGCGGTTGGCGGTGGTGCAGGATCAGCTGCGCGTGCAGGGTCTGGAAGATGCTGCCAACGCAGAGCGGATGCTCGCGCGACTGGCGCCCGGGCGTAGCGCGGCGCTGTCGGATCTGGTCGCCGTGACCGTGCCGGTACGCAACTTCGCCCACATGAACAAGATCCGCAGCATGGTTGACGGCGTGGCACGTGGCGCGCAGACGTTCAATACGCTCGCCGATGCCGCCCTGCCCGAGAGCCTCGAAGCGGCTTCGTTCAACCTTGCCGCGGCCTCGCTGCGGCAAGGTGACCTGGAGCCAATCGCCTCGCTAAGGGCACGGATGCAAGGCTGGAGGGCTGACAGCCAGAGCGTCCAGCTATTGGTCAGAGAATTCCCCGGACTTCAATCTGTCGCCAAGATCAGCGCAGACGTGGCAATGCTGATGGATACGGGCCTGGAGGCTCTGGCGAAGATCCAGTCAGGACAGGCGCCCGATGCCGCGTGGCTGGCAGATGCGCGCGCGATGCTGGAACGACATGTGCACGACGAGCAGGCTTCGGCATCCATGTATGCCGTCCTGACATCACCCGATCAGCCGACGGCAGATCTTTTATTGGCCATCGTTCCCGGTGTGCGTGATCTGGTAGAGACGTCGGCCAGCCTCCCGAAGCAAGGGGAGGCGCGTCATGCTGAATCGCTGCACTGA
- a CDS encoding anhydro-N-acetylmuramic acid kinase, translating into MQRRDFHAEIDRMGCAEMRRVAGLMSGTSLDGVDAALIITDGCSVQASGHAVTIPYTPGEQAALGQAVRDALTMREGQCSPASFSSAEQIIHQTHVRAVRELQRHEGAIDLIGFHGQTLLHRPECGQTLQLGDAGALAEALGIDVVADLRLEDMRQGGQGAPIVPVYHAALAQRLPLPRPLCFLNIGGVANLTWIGANEELMAFDVGPGNGLIDEFVWSRGLGRYDADGRLGLSGVVDNRALGLLMQHRFFGERPPKSLDRYDFKLDAVAGMAPADACATLAAFTAEAVAAAVALLPAAPSTWVVCGGGCRNAAIMQQLGQRLAAPVMDAAQLGLRADALEAEAMAYLAMRSRAGLPITYPMTTGAPRPLRGGHFYPAAGSGR; encoded by the coding sequence TTGCAACGCCGGGATTTCCACGCGGAGATCGATCGCATGGGATGTGCTGAAATGCGGCGCGTGGCCGGCTTGATGAGTGGAACATCACTGGACGGCGTGGACGCCGCGCTCATCATCACCGATGGTTGCTCGGTGCAGGCCAGTGGTCATGCTGTGACCATACCGTATACGCCAGGGGAGCAGGCGGCGCTTGGGCAAGCGGTGAGGGATGCGTTGACGATGCGGGAAGGGCAGTGCAGTCCCGCCAGCTTCAGTAGCGCCGAACAGATCATCCACCAGACTCACGTGCGAGCGGTCCGGGAGCTGCAGCGTCACGAAGGTGCGATTGACCTGATTGGCTTTCATGGACAGACACTGTTGCATCGCCCCGAGTGTGGCCAGACCCTGCAACTCGGCGATGCCGGCGCATTGGCAGAAGCGCTGGGAATCGATGTGGTCGCCGACTTGCGGCTGGAAGACATGCGCCAGGGCGGGCAAGGTGCCCCGATCGTTCCGGTGTATCACGCCGCGCTGGCGCAACGCTTGCCGCTCCCTCGGCCGCTGTGTTTCCTCAATATCGGTGGCGTGGCTAATCTGACCTGGATTGGCGCCAATGAGGAACTGATGGCGTTTGATGTAGGGCCGGGCAATGGACTGATCGATGAATTCGTCTGGTCGCGGGGCTTGGGCCGGTATGACGCCGATGGTCGACTAGGGCTATCCGGCGTGGTCGACAATCGTGCGCTGGGGTTGCTGATGCAACACCGATTTTTCGGCGAGAGGCCGCCGAAGTCGCTGGATCGCTATGACTTCAAGCTTGATGCGGTCGCCGGAATGGCACCAGCCGATGCGTGCGCGACGCTGGCGGCATTCACGGCCGAAGCCGTGGCGGCCGCAGTCGCGCTGCTGCCGGCTGCGCCCAGCACCTGGGTCGTCTGTGGTGGTGGATGCCGGAACGCGGCCATCATGCAGCAGCTTGGACAGCGCCTGGCAGCCCCGGTGATGGATGCTGCGCAACTCGGGCTGCGCGCCGACGCGCTGGAAGCGGAAGCCATGGCGTATTTGGCCATGCGTTCGCGAGCAGGGTTACCCATCACTTATCCGATGACAACCGGGGCGCCACGACCTTTGCGAGGCGGGCACTTCTATCCCGCTGCGGGATCCGGCCGATGA
- a CDS encoding sodium:solute symporter, with translation MALVLMSWMLNRGGARDTRDYFLAGGRIPAWLAAISVLATTQSAATFLGVPDNGYRSDYSYMATNIGAVFAAMLVGKFFIPRFYAAGVSTVYELLDVRYGRRAMRAAGLMFLVGRILAGGARLYLAAIAVSMIIFLEVTPQGIIIASLVLALASLVFSLHGGLRTVVWIDLLQFIVYVSAAVAILVFILHRIPGSMPEIVHGLIHAPGGENKLRVLDFSLKLDKPYSMLAVMTGILLLHLGNFALDQDTTQRLLACRDARQGARGLYMSLMAIIPVTLVLIVIGSLLHVFYQRPELMHGETGAAPGATSGYGNVTVLMYFILSEVPAGLRGLVAAGIIATAVGTTMSALNAMASVMVEDFYRPWRSARGKLDERHFVHAGRISNAIMAAATLAMAVFSYYWQKYSALPLLDFVLGVMSFAYAGLLGIYLTAVFTRRGSERSALAALAVGFLVVLLMQGYVVDLLGLPQEIKRLAFPWQLCVGTAAAFVTCMAGSRKSAPLVARENTPLAIELPLR, from the coding sequence ATGGCGTTGGTGCTGATGAGCTGGATGCTCAACCGGGGCGGCGCACGCGATACCCGCGACTACTTCCTGGCCGGTGGCAGGATTCCTGCCTGGCTGGCGGCCATTTCGGTGCTGGCAACAACGCAATCGGCGGCCACGTTCCTGGGCGTCCCAGACAATGGCTATCGCAGCGATTACAGCTATATGGCCACCAACATCGGTGCGGTTTTCGCGGCCATGCTCGTGGGGAAATTCTTCATCCCGCGCTTCTACGCAGCAGGCGTGAGCACGGTCTACGAACTGCTCGATGTCCGCTATGGCCGTCGCGCCATGCGAGCGGCGGGCTTGATGTTCCTGGTCGGGCGGATCCTGGCCGGCGGCGCGCGCCTGTACCTGGCGGCGATTGCGGTCTCGATGATCATCTTTCTTGAGGTGACGCCACAGGGAATCATCATCGCGTCGCTGGTCCTGGCGCTGGCCTCGCTTGTGTTTTCCCTGCATGGGGGATTACGGACGGTCGTGTGGATCGATCTGCTGCAGTTCATCGTCTACGTCAGTGCTGCAGTCGCAATATTGGTGTTCATCCTCCATCGTATCCCGGGTTCGATGCCGGAGATCGTGCATGGGCTGATCCATGCGCCGGGGGGGGAGAACAAGCTTCGGGTACTGGATTTCTCCCTGAAGCTGGACAAGCCATATTCGATGCTGGCGGTGATGACCGGGATTCTCCTGCTTCACCTGGGGAATTTCGCACTGGATCAGGACACCACGCAGCGCCTGCTGGCTTGCCGTGACGCGCGCCAGGGAGCCCGTGGGCTCTACATGTCGCTGATGGCCATCATCCCCGTGACGCTGGTGTTGATCGTCATCGGCAGCCTGCTCCACGTGTTCTATCAGCGACCGGAGTTGATGCATGGCGAAACTGGTGCCGCGCCTGGGGCGACGTCCGGTTACGGCAACGTCACCGTGCTCATGTACTTCATCTTGAGCGAGGTTCCCGCCGGCCTGCGTGGTTTGGTGGCCGCCGGGATCATCGCGACAGCGGTGGGCACCACGATGTCCGCACTGAACGCCATGGCGTCGGTCATGGTGGAGGATTTCTATCGGCCCTGGCGCAGTGCGCGTGGCAAGCTGGATGAACGCCACTTTGTCCATGCAGGGCGGATCAGCAACGCCATTATGGCCGCAGCCACGCTGGCAATGGCGGTGTTTTCCTATTACTGGCAGAAGTACAGCGCACTACCGTTGCTGGACTTCGTGCTGGGCGTGATGTCCTTCGCCTATGCAGGGCTGCTTGGTATCTATCTAACGGCCGTGTTCACTCGCAGAGGCTCGGAGCGTTCGGCGCTGGCGGCGCTGGCTGTGGGTTTCCTGGTTGTCCTGCTGATGCAGGGCTATGTGGTCGACCTGCTGGGCCTGCCCCAGGAGATCAAGCGCCTGGCTTTCCCCTGGCAGCTATGCGTGGGAACGGCAGCAGCCTTCGTTACGTGCATGGCAGGTTCCCGGAAATCCGCGCCTCTGGTCGCGCGAGAAAACACACCCCTTGCCATCGAACTCCCACTGAGGTGA
- a CDS encoding N-acetylmuramic acid 6-phosphate etherase translates to MSTEAVDPRYIEIDQWPTVTAVEAMLEGQLLAVASVRDQCQSIAEASEAIALCLRAGGRLVYAGAGTSGRIAVQDGVELTPTYNWPPARLVFLIAGGMRALAVGVEGAEDDVLRAREEVAEHALGPNDVVIAVAASGRTPYTVAVLEAAASRGALTIGLSNNADAALFKHARHRLLVETGSEPVAGSTRMKAGTSQKVVLNLLSTAAMLRCGLVCKGLMVNMRISNAKLRSRANAITSRLAEVSEEAAASALERAAGDIRLAVLMARGLELHLAQDLLASASGNLSQAIAMGASGPGSHGIGSPGHVAPMLEPGRRTPELSRAAKRLRLE, encoded by the coding sequence ATGTCCACGGAAGCCGTTGATCCACGCTACATCGAAATAGACCAATGGCCGACGGTGACGGCCGTGGAGGCCATGCTGGAGGGCCAATTGCTGGCCGTTGCATCGGTCCGTGATCAATGCCAGTCCATCGCCGAGGCCAGCGAGGCCATTGCCCTGTGTCTGCGGGCGGGGGGGCGGCTGGTCTACGCCGGCGCCGGGACGTCCGGGCGCATTGCGGTGCAGGACGGTGTGGAACTGACCCCGACTTACAACTGGCCCCCGGCCAGGCTGGTCTTCCTCATAGCAGGGGGGATGCGGGCACTGGCTGTTGGCGTGGAGGGCGCGGAAGACGATGTCCTCCGGGCAAGGGAGGAGGTCGCTGAACACGCCCTGGGGCCGAACGACGTCGTCATCGCTGTGGCGGCCAGTGGCCGCACTCCTTACACCGTTGCGGTGTTGGAGGCCGCAGCCTCGCGCGGGGCGTTGACGATTGGCCTCTCGAACAACGCCGACGCGGCATTGTTCAAGCATGCGCGGCATCGCCTGCTGGTGGAGACCGGGAGTGAGCCGGTCGCGGGTTCGACCCGAATGAAAGCCGGCACGTCACAGAAGGTCGTCCTGAACCTGCTCTCGACCGCCGCCATGCTGCGTTGCGGCCTGGTCTGCAAAGGGCTGATGGTCAACATGCGCATTTCCAACGCGAAGCTACGATCACGCGCCAATGCAATTACCAGCCGACTCGCGGAAGTGAGCGAAGAAGCGGCTGCGTCGGCCCTGGAGCGCGCAGCCGGTGATATCAGACTTGCGGTGCTCATGGCGCGGGGCCTCGAGCTCCACCTTGCGCAGGATCTGTTGGCCAGTGCATCGGGCAACCTGAGCCAGGCCATCGCGATGGGGGCATCAGGTCCTGGTTCGCATGGCATTGGGTCTCCCGGTCATGTCGCCCCGATGCTGGAACCTGGGCGGCGAACGCCTGAATTAAGCCGAGCCGCGAAGCGGCTTCGGCTTGAATGA